The Motacilla alba alba isolate MOTALB_02 chromosome 3, Motacilla_alba_V1.0_pri, whole genome shotgun sequence DNA window cGCCCCGTGAGCGGCTCCCCCCTCCCCCGAGGAGCCCCCCGGCAGCGCCCGGGATGGGGCGGGGGAAGCGGGAGAGcgagggaagggggagggaggcCGCAGGCGGGGCGAGTGCCGGGTGCACGGCGCCGCTCTTACCTCTTTCTCCGCCACTTCTCGGATCAGGACCTGCAGTAACAACAAAAGCGGGCCGTGAGAAAAGGTttcaaaaagagagaaaaaagggagaaggaggacGAGGCGGCCAGCGCGCCGCCCGATCagccgccctgcccggccgccCCCTCCCCACCAGGCCCGGCGGcgccatccatccatccctccatccatccctccatcccctaCCTGAGCCGCTTGCTGACATGGTCCGTCCTCCAAAAAGCGAGCGATGAGGAAGTAGAGCTCTGCGGGGAGAGGAGAGGCCGTCAGGGCTGGAGCTCGCCTCTTTCCCGCGGgcttccctttcttcctcctgcccGCCGCCCCTCTCCGGATCCCCCAGCCACCACTCACCCGCTCGCAGCTCCGCCGTGTGCCGGCTGCCGCCGTCCCCGGACATGGCGAGGCGAAAaccggggaggggagggggggaaagggggaaaaggggggttGCCCGGGCCGCGCTCCCGCGGCAGCGTCGGGTCCCAGCGAAATGCGCCCGCCCGGTCGCTGTCACTGCTCGTTCACCGGGGAGAGTCTCGGCTCCACCATTCAACCcacgggcagcagcagcagcagcaggaggaggaggaaacaaCAACTCGCAGCCGCCCGCCGCCAACGCCGCCGTcgccagccagccagcagcgCGAGCGAGCGCGATCCCTCCGCCAGGAGAAAGAGTCCCCTCCTCCTCCGCGCCCCCTCCTCAGCCCCCACGGCCCCGCGCGCCGCCCCttccccccgcgccccccctAGACCCGGGAGCTGCCTGCCGGGGAcggccaggcagggcaggaaggggggAGCCGGGCTCTCCTGACCCCGGCTACCGCCCCGCTGCCGCTGCGGCCCCCAGCGCTGTCCGGCgctggaggggagagaggggcGAGCGCTACGCGTTTATTAGCGGGAAGGCGGGCGGGCTGTGGCAGAAGATGTCGGCGGGGTGGGCGGGaaggcggcgggcgggcggctgAAAGGCGCTTTCTCTGCGCGGTGCCGGCGCGCGGAGGGATACGACGcacggggaggaggaggggctgcggcggcggcggggccgcggcgactcgcggcggcggcggcggcgctggaAGTTCCCGAGTTCCAGCGTCGCAAGAATGGGAAGCGAGCGAAGCCAAAATGCCCCCGGGGTGCGCGGCCCCGCTGGGGAGGCCCGGCATTTCCACGCTCGCGGCTCCCCCGTGGCCCAGCCCGCCCCCTCGGAGCCTGCCAGGGACCTCGGGGCGCAGCCAGGGGCTTTGGCATCTGCGCGTAAGTGCCACAGTGTCACGCGTTGTTGGTTCTTATTCTTGCAACATCGCGCCCGGGTTCCTGCCGTGGGTCTGGAGCGGGGGCAAATCCCAGCAAGCCCCCAGCAGCCAGAAAAGGCGCCTTTCTCCCTTGTTCGGAGGGGCTGCCCTGGCGGCTCCGCCTGGGGGGTAAAGGGCTCGCAGGGCGCTCGCTTTCAGAACTtcctctaaaaaaaaagaaaacaaaacaaaaaaaaacacaaacaaagaaaccacaacgaaacaaaaaccaaaacaaccaaacaaaccccgACAGCTGATAACGATTCTATTCATTGCTCTTGCCGCCAAGCAGATCAGACATGCGGGACTGACGAATCTTCTGCCTTCCAGGAGCGATGGACAACAGGAGGAGTGTTGCCAACGCGAGGACGAGCCATGGATGGTGATGCCTGCAACCTATGGCTGAACTGGAGGTAAATCGCTAGCGGATCGATAACCTACCGAAGGTTCCTGAAAGGCTGCAACATCGTACGGAGCCCGGTTAGCGgttaaataatttccttctttaatGTTTGCTACTTTGAGGATACTGAATAAAACCTTCTGGTTTGTGCTGTAACTGTTTCTTTGCTGCTTAcagtcaaaagaaaataaaaacaaagccgGTGTCCGCTGATAATTatcttttttataaaaaatccATATCTGATGAGGGATTTAAAGGAGCAGGATTCTTTCTCTTTATGTTTTGCAACGTGTCTGTGCTTTTTTCTCGTCGAGCTGGGGCCTTGCAAGAACGAATGTGTTTGTGGACAATAAGAATGAATTTAGCAGGGATCAATGTAAACAGGGCaagctgtaattttaaaatatttctttagcCTCAGTTATTAACTGATGCAACTTGTGAAGCAAAGACAAAAGTATATTTGAAATTGTACAGAACCTAGACAAataactgtttttttcctgtacataAAACCCCCTGAAATTCTCAACTATCTAACTttcaagaaatttaaatttgaacaacatttctgtgcagctgaaggTAACCTGTGGTGAGCATTTTTATACGTGTTTCCAAGGCCTGCAAGCTCAGAGTACGAGCTCGAGCTTTGTGCTTGACATGGTGAGAAAGCGTCGCTGCAATCACCCTTCTGCTTTATTGAAGAAATGTTACCCTGAAAGGTTAAAGAAAGGAGGCTAAAACATCACTTATTTCCATTGTCTTATTACAAAAAAACTATATTTATATAGTGGATGTCTAGatgctgtgcatttttttatatACAATTATCACATGTcctaaaaaaatcattaaaatgctagtctaaaatttttattattaaggTAAATTAGTTTTTTAtcataaattcttttttttaataaaaaggaaaaaaaaaacaagactgTATGTAGTAGATTTGATCACTGTATCTGTAGCTACAACCactatatattttaaaatgtacatgTATCTCCCTTTCCCCAGATTTGTTTCTATAACCACTCTGtttcagcttcattttaaaTCCACACTTCAAAtaattgaaaaggaaatgaaatcatATTTAATGtctaataaagatttttaaaataaagtgacTTGCATCTTTTCTTAGCAATGTAAAATGTGTATTGTAATATCTTTCATAGGTGATGCTCACAACAAAGGGCTACATGAATAATGtgattaacattttaatttcccttGATGTTTACATAAAAGAAAGTATACTGATGTACGACATCACTGAAACTGTAAACCAAGCAGTAGAAAAATTTTAACAGTTATGGAGTCTGAAAGTAGAGGGAAAACTCTCCTAGATATATTGACCCTCCTTGTTCTTTTGGCAACTCATAACTTTTCCTATTGCAGTTCAAAATACAGCCTGCAGAATCAAAAAGTTCTTGGTGTTTTGACAATAAAATAAGGATTGtgtcttttatttaatttttttttgattacCAAGCAAAAAGCATAGTCCCAGACTTGAGCTTGAGCACTGCAGTACTACAAGTAATATTTAATAAACAGCTTTTACAAATGTGcattccattttcattttacagattAAATCTGATGGGATTTTATGTGCATGTGTGGGCACAACATGAAAGTCACACACAAGAGAAAATGCCTAATTACCATTGCTTGGTGATACATGTTAGATAGAATTCCTGCAACAGTAACAAATATTCCATTCATTTctcagaaatacttttaaaggctttttattctttcattttaaattaagattttttttgtaacatacacaagtgaagaaaaatataatctCTGAATTTTAACTATCtttattgttttgctttctaATAATCCCTTTTCTTTCATGCGATCTTTTCACCTTACATTATTCTAAACTAAAATACATCAGTTCTACTTTATCAACAAGACTTAATGTTTTCAGGAGAAATTACTTTGAAAGatcttcataaaaaaataaatagtaatggaattatttcattttgtgacTCAAATGTTAACATTCACACACAATTGCTAAATTgattttaccaaaaaaaaaaaaaaaaaaaaaaaaaaaaaggaagaataaagtTTCATAGATTTTCCTGTTGCTGTAGATTTTACACATCAGCTATACTAAGCAATGGCCTGATCCTGGGAGTTGCTGGTTTGGGATACCTCTTTTTACCCTaacctggctttttttttttcttccatcttcctcttcccctctaAAAAGTGCTACAAGCTCTATAAGTATCCAAATACAGATATATTAGAATCCTCTTGAATTACTGGTTACCTTTGACAGATAAGAATGTAGTATCTTTGGTTTCTTCTTGAATTTTCTGGTATCTTTCTGCACTTCTGGGATTAGTTGttcagggggtttggggttggggttttttgtttgttttttttactgatATATTTTAGCCAGTGTTTTTTTGTGTCAGTATGATTTTATAAGTTGTGCCCAGAAAGTACATTTTTTGGACCTTAGTAGTGGCAGTACTTGacatgaaaagcttttctgtttcttttgaaatttgctcttctccttttctctagAGACAAAGGAAAGTATTTAGGGTTTGTAGATTGTCAAGCTAAACAATGTAGCTAAATATTTGAAGCATGATATTGGCAGGGGGTGGCTGAGAGCAACATAAAGCAGTGACTAAGTTTTCCTCGGGTTTGGATGGTTGGTTGGTTGCTTGAACAGGGCttttttggtgagtttttttccacCTCAAATGAGAATTATCACCACTAGTTGCTTGTTGATTCTTATTCTTGAAACCAACCATAAACCTTACAAGGGCAAGATGTGTGTGATGAGTGCTTGTGAGGCCAGcaactttttttattgttatcaTTTGTGTTAACTTCATGCAGAAAGAACCACACGTGCTAAATTACCATACTACTATGAGCAAATTCCTTCTGTAGTTTCAAACAATAACTTGGAGCTTAACTAAGTAGCTTCACAtcaaaattcatttaaatactCACTTGTTCATGCTTCATGCCAAGAA harbors:
- the LOC119699099 gene encoding translation initiation factor IF-2-like — translated: MARRKPGRGGGERGKRGVARAALPRQRRVPAKCARPVAVTARSPGRVSAPPFNPRAAAAAAGGGGNNNSQPPAANAAVASQPAARTRELPAGDGQAGQEGGSRALLTPATAPLPLRPPALSGAGGERGASATRLLAGRRAGCGRRCRRGGREGGGRAAERRFLCAVPARGGIRRTGRRRGCGGGGAAATRGGGGGAGSSRVPASQEWEASEAKMPPGCAAPLGRPGISTLAAPPWPSPPPRSLPGTSGRSQGLWHLRIRHAGLTNLLPSRSDGQQEECCQREDEPWMVMPATYG